One genomic window of Solanum dulcamara chromosome 10, daSolDulc1.2, whole genome shotgun sequence includes the following:
- the LOC129870703 gene encoding ATP-citrate synthase subunit alpha chain protein 1-like has translation MARKKIREYDSKRLLKEHLKRLAGYDLAIKSAQFTESTDLNELVEKEPWLSSTQLVVKPDMLFGKRGKSGLVALNLDVYVNSLKQFRHHNLSIVVIFSRSLNLLL, from the exons atggcCCGCAAGAAGATCAGAGAATATGATTCCAAGAGATTGTTGAAAGAACACTTGAAGAGGCTTGCTGGTTATGATTTGGCCATCAAATCTGCCCAG TTTacagaatcaactgatttgaaTGAGCTTGTAGAGAAAGAGCCATGGCTTTCTTCAACACAATTGGTGGTAAAGCCTGATATGTTATTTGGGAAACGTGGAAAAAGCGGACTAGTTGCCTTGAATCTTGACGTCTACGTCAATAGCCTAAAGCAATTTCGACATCACAACTTAAGTATTGTTGTAATCTTTTCGCGGTCTCTTAATCTATTGTTGTAG